A genomic window from Paenibacillus sp. FSL K6-0276 includes:
- a CDS encoding carbohydrate ABC transporter permease, which produces MRRSKEIVLSIVGIIIVGALLFPIYWMIASSFKVQGEIFQVPPTLIPNEWYVEGYTSQLSGALGRSFINSLIVALSSMAIVVALAIPASYGLARYPVPGKKWMILFFLVTQMLPVTVVLTPLFILFKNLALLNSLAAPILATATLGIPFSVLILRTYFLNAPKELEDAAMIDGCNRFTAFLRIMLPISYPGVIVSATFSFLFAWGDLIYSMTFISNSDMWPLTAGVYNSMGKYGIQWNNLLSFATITVLPVLAIFILLQRYIISGLTSGAVK; this is translated from the coding sequence ATGCGAAGATCAAAAGAGATTGTATTAAGCATTGTTGGAATCATTATTGTAGGTGCGCTCCTGTTCCCTATTTATTGGATGATCGCCAGTTCATTTAAAGTACAAGGCGAAATTTTTCAGGTTCCGCCAACTCTCATTCCAAATGAATGGTATGTGGAAGGCTACACCTCGCAACTTAGCGGCGCTCTTGGAAGAAGCTTTATTAACAGTTTAATTGTAGCGCTCAGCTCAATGGCAATCGTCGTTGCGCTGGCTATCCCTGCATCCTACGGATTGGCAAGATATCCGGTTCCCGGTAAGAAGTGGATGATATTATTCTTCCTTGTCACGCAAATGTTGCCGGTAACCGTAGTTCTCACACCGCTGTTTATTTTATTCAAGAATCTTGCATTACTCAACAGCTTGGCAGCACCAATTCTTGCTACTGCAACGCTAGGTATTCCTTTCTCAGTACTTATCCTGCGTACCTATTTCTTGAACGCACCTAAAGAACTGGAGGACGCAGCGATGATTGACGGTTGCAATCGGTTCACCGCGTTCCTGAGAATCATGCTCCCTATTTCTTATCCGGGAGTCATTGTATCGGCCACGTTTTCCTTCTTATTCGCATGGGGCGATTTGATTTACAGCATGACCTTTATTAGTAACTCCGATATGTGGCCATTAACGGCGGGCGTATACAATTCCATGGGCAAATACGGAATTCAGTGGAACAATCTATTGTCCTTTGCTACCATCACCGTCCTCCCTGTTCTAGCCATATTCATCTTATTGCAGCGCTATATCATTAGCGGACTTACTAGTGGAGCAGTTAAATAA
- a CDS encoding sugar ABC transporter permease produces the protein MELNKRNLLISLAYVVPALIFMLVLIGYPLFYNIKISFQHLDLTTLNDPNIAFAGLDNYRKVINLDSFQIAFKNTFFFTFWSIFLQFTIGFALALFFNMKFRLAGILRGLTLVSYLVPIVITSLLFKFMFNQSVGIINYALLSIGIVDQPIEWLTHTGLAMWSVIITNVWVGAPFNMMLLSTGLSSIPDDIYEAASIDGANRFKQFIYMTLPMLRPVIMVVIMMGFIFTFKVFDLIFVMTAGGPVNATEVLSTLAYKLSFDQFNFSQGAAASNILFVILFIVSLIYLRMVRSDEVM, from the coding sequence GTGGAATTAAATAAAAGAAATCTGCTGATCAGTCTAGCCTATGTCGTTCCAGCGCTTATTTTTATGCTTGTATTGATCGGTTATCCGCTTTTCTACAATATCAAAATCAGCTTTCAGCATTTGGATTTGACTACGTTAAACGATCCTAATATCGCATTTGCAGGTCTCGATAACTACCGTAAAGTAATTAATCTTGACTCTTTTCAAATCGCCTTTAAGAATACTTTCTTCTTTACATTCTGGAGTATTTTTCTTCAATTTACGATTGGATTCGCACTTGCACTGTTCTTCAATATGAAATTCCGTCTAGCAGGGATTCTGAGAGGCTTAACACTTGTGTCTTATCTCGTTCCAATCGTAATTACATCATTACTATTTAAATTCATGTTCAATCAAAGCGTTGGGATCATTAACTATGCTCTACTCTCCATAGGTATAGTGGATCAGCCGATAGAATGGCTGACTCATACAGGCCTTGCTATGTGGAGTGTCATTATCACAAACGTTTGGGTCGGAGCGCCGTTTAACATGATGCTGCTCTCAACGGGTCTATCTTCAATTCCAGACGATATTTATGAAGCGGCGTCCATTGATGGGGCTAATAGATTCAAGCAATTCATTTATATGACCCTTCCTATGCTTCGTCCGGTTATTATGGTCGTTATTATGATGGGCTTTATATTTACATTTAAAGTATTTGACTTGATCTTCGTTATGACTGCCGGCGGTCCGGTAAATGCGACTGAAGTACTCTCGACCTTGGCCTATAAGCTGTCCTTTGATCAATTCAATTTTTCTCAAGGCGCAGCGGCTTCCAATATCCTATTTGTCATTCTGTTTATAGTCAGTCTGATTTACTTGCGCATGGTTCGCAGCGATGAGGTGATGTAA
- a CDS encoding ABC transporter substrate-binding protein, protein MKKKTSIILIAMMVVSLMLTACGGTQNSTKSNTGKNEAKKQVTFWYYFGGNEETALKEAIQKYNSSQDQYEVLGQYVPFGDMKKRLSVGLMSEELPDIVTIDNPDHASFAAAGIFEDITERMNEWGQSDQYLEGPLESAKYNGKLYGLPFTSNTLALFYNTDMFKEAGITEPPTTWNELRETAKKLTTSDRYGLGFAAVKSEEGAFDFLPWLLSTGANYDSVDSPEAARAFSFLTDLIKDGSVSKEVINLANGDTLKQFSSGKLAMMVNGPWNIAGVKTDAPDMNFAIAKLPSDKQEASVLGGENIAIIKGNNVDGAWDFLRWMSEADQLESFLVQTGYFSPRKDVAEKSDHWKSDEYLSVFLEQMQSAQPRGPHPKWPEISSVIQEAYQKSFSLAMDPADAAAEAGQKIKQIIEK, encoded by the coding sequence ATGAAGAAAAAAACATCCATTATTCTAATTGCTATGATGGTCGTAAGTCTCATGCTTACCGCATGTGGAGGCACTCAAAACAGCACCAAGAGCAACACAGGTAAAAATGAAGCAAAAAAACAAGTCACATTCTGGTATTATTTTGGCGGAAATGAAGAAACTGCGCTTAAAGAAGCCATTCAAAAATACAACAGCTCGCAGGATCAATATGAAGTCCTCGGACAATACGTGCCATTTGGTGATATGAAGAAAAGATTATCCGTCGGTCTCATGAGTGAAGAGCTGCCGGATATTGTAACCATCGATAATCCTGACCACGCTTCTTTCGCCGCTGCTGGAATATTCGAAGATATTACAGAACGCATGAATGAATGGGGTCAAAGTGATCAATACTTGGAAGGCCCTCTGGAATCCGCTAAATATAATGGTAAACTCTACGGTCTTCCATTCACAAGCAACACGCTTGCCCTCTTCTACAATACCGATATGTTTAAAGAAGCTGGAATCACTGAACCGCCAACAACCTGGAACGAGCTTCGTGAAACAGCTAAGAAGTTAACTACTTCTGATCGTTATGGCCTCGGTTTTGCGGCTGTTAAATCAGAAGAAGGTGCTTTTGACTTCCTCCCTTGGCTTTTGTCAACCGGCGCAAACTATGACAGTGTGGATTCTCCTGAAGCTGCTCGCGCATTCTCTTTCTTAACTGATCTTATTAAAGACGGATCCGTCAGCAAAGAAGTTATCAACCTTGCTAATGGCGATACCTTGAAGCAGTTCTCCTCCGGAAAGCTGGCTATGATGGTGAACGGACCTTGGAACATTGCCGGCGTGAAAACCGATGCCCCTGACATGAACTTCGCTATTGCCAAGCTGCCGAGCGACAAACAGGAAGCTTCCGTTCTCGGCGGTGAGAATATTGCGATTATTAAAGGAAATAACGTAGATGGTGCCTGGGATTTCTTGAGATGGATGTCTGAAGCAGATCAACTCGAATCCTTCCTCGTACAAACAGGTTACTTCTCACCTCGTAAAGATGTTGCTGAGAAGTCGGATCACTGGAAAAGCGATGAGTATTTAAGCGTCTTCCTGGAGCAAATGCAATCTGCACAGCCTCGCGGTCCACATCCTAAATGGCCTGAAATTTCCTCCGTCATTCAAGAGGCATATCAAAAATCGTTCAGTTTGGCGATGGACCCAGCCGACGCTGCTGCTGAAGCCGGACAAAAAATCAAACAAATTATTGAGAAATAA
- a CDS encoding LacI family DNA-binding transcriptional regulator, whose protein sequence is MNMSKESYNKVTVKSLAEKLDLSVATIDRALNQRGNVKKATYDRIMQAVEELNYSPNKSASYLSRNQMISIAVIFQTYPIYFWEQIEIGVNNALQELSHFGLQVDIIRTMNSSIEEQIETINEVVDSGKYDGIAISSDGSFEIAELIDRAVNRGIATCTFNTDSPISKRLFYVGCDYRDAGKLAAELLCKFIGRKGKIAFILETENMFQFQQKVLGFREVIAQYGNVQMVGPLKLDRNNIELSLENLMKDQLSDVDGIYLATGQLATMAQYIEKSGLDVSLIGHDMTPEVHDYLQKDVITATICQDPHNQGYTAVKMLFDYLTRPTGFIPSLNLSKLEVALRENANFFL, encoded by the coding sequence ATGAACATGTCAAAAGAGTCTTACAACAAGGTAACGGTAAAATCGCTAGCGGAAAAACTCGATTTGTCAGTAGCTACGATTGATCGGGCATTGAACCAGAGGGGGAATGTGAAAAAGGCTACCTATGACAGAATTATGCAGGCAGTCGAGGAGCTGAACTATTCACCTAACAAATCAGCAAGCTATCTATCTCGAAACCAAATGATTTCTATTGCAGTTATTTTTCAAACCTATCCTATTTATTTCTGGGAACAAATTGAGATTGGCGTAAATAACGCTCTTCAAGAGCTGTCCCATTTCGGTCTTCAAGTGGATATCATCCGTACAATGAATTCCAGCATTGAGGAACAAATCGAAACGATCAATGAAGTTGTCGATAGCGGAAAATACGACGGTATTGCCATCTCATCCGATGGTTCTTTCGAGATCGCAGAACTTATTGACAGAGCGGTAAATAGAGGCATCGCCACCTGCACATTCAATACTGACTCTCCTATTAGTAAACGCTTATTTTACGTTGGCTGCGATTATCGCGACGCCGGTAAATTGGCCGCTGAATTATTGTGCAAATTTATCGGACGTAAAGGCAAAATAGCCTTCATCCTGGAGACGGAGAACATGTTCCAGTTTCAGCAAAAGGTGCTTGGATTCCGCGAAGTTATCGCACAATATGGTAACGTTCAAATGGTCGGCCCTTTAAAACTGGATCGGAATAATATTGAGCTCTCTCTGGAGAACTTAATGAAAGACCAGCTTTCTGATGTAGATGGCATTTATCTAGCCACAGGCCAGCTTGCGACTATGGCTCAGTACATTGAAAAATCGGGGCTGGATGTATCCTTAATTGGTCATGACATGACTCCCGAGGTACATGATTATTTGCAGAAAGATGTTATTACGGCGACGATTTGCCAAGATCCGCATAATCAAGGATATACCGCCGTTAAAATGTTGTTTGATTATTTGACTCGTCCAACTGGCTTTATTCCATCCTTAAACTTAAGCAAGCTTGAAGTCGCTCTTCGTGAAAACGCTAATTTTTTTCTATAA
- a CDS encoding AraC family transcriptional regulator: MSTAVDMLLYFIYNELIDNHSHQMNGGFLLLQTLPVAAPLRSLLFQLTDAELNVQPACSCSETHTTHFYSLLIFTGGSGQLILSDQTITLTTDTCYLLTPGTSYSTDNQEMTLYYYLITFTAINTAEFPEYCSEELLPGRQELIVHPFTRVIRLAEELLMNKNNADDVQFFKRQLKFQELLLLLFEHNYPSEQLPSPADSVEKTIQYMQENYTESITVKQLAELAGVTLWQYTPIFQKLTGQRPLDYLTELRINHSKRFLLESTEPLREIARLVGFSDEYYFSRRFRQKTGITPGQYAHQQGRKRSVNDWTGHEVDIPERPRRIVYHGETLGDLLALGVKPVGGDESFARNSVYKHRLKKLANVGFPLDPQLTASLSPDLIIIANADERAYRVVSGIAPTLTFDSFAPLEHRMRTLGSWLGKQHEAEAWLDSFTSKNAAMWQHLYTDTLQRGETASALIYDHGNHLFAMGMSGLSTALYAPCGLQATEEIQAILDEGLGFAEVDPARLHAYTGDHIFMLIPERKDSRKAMEQLLQSSIWSRLPAVRQDQVYLLDGSKWNSGDALTREKLLTLLPKLLGGNSVSGGS, from the coding sequence ATGTCAACAGCTGTTGATATGCTTCTTTATTTTATATACAATGAATTAATTGATAATCATTCTCACCAAATGAACGGAGGCTTCCTCTTGCTGCAAACATTACCCGTCGCTGCCCCGCTCCGCTCGTTGCTGTTTCAGCTGACTGATGCGGAACTAAATGTTCAACCGGCATGCTCTTGCTCTGAGACTCATACAACTCACTTTTATAGTCTTCTAATATTCACTGGCGGTAGCGGACAGCTGATCCTTAGCGATCAAACAATAACACTGACTACAGATACTTGTTATTTGCTAACTCCCGGAACTTCCTATAGCACGGACAATCAGGAGATGACACTATATTATTATCTCATCACTTTTACAGCAATTAATACAGCCGAGTTTCCCGAATATTGTTCTGAGGAACTCCTTCCGGGCAGGCAGGAACTAATTGTCCACCCGTTCACTAGGGTAATCCGCCTTGCGGAAGAACTACTTATGAACAAAAATAATGCCGATGATGTGCAGTTTTTTAAGCGGCAATTGAAATTCCAAGAATTACTGCTCTTGCTCTTTGAGCATAATTATCCATCCGAACAGTTGCCAAGTCCCGCGGATTCCGTGGAAAAGACCATCCAATATATGCAAGAAAACTATACGGAAAGCATCACCGTGAAGCAACTGGCTGAGCTCGCGGGTGTAACACTCTGGCAGTATACTCCGATCTTTCAAAAGCTTACCGGCCAAAGACCACTCGATTACCTGACCGAATTGCGCATTAATCATTCGAAGCGATTCCTGCTGGAGTCCACTGAACCGCTACGGGAGATTGCTCGGCTGGTTGGCTTCTCCGATGAATATTATTTCAGTCGCCGCTTTCGCCAAAAGACCGGAATCACACCCGGACAATATGCACATCAACAAGGTCGGAAGCGTAGCGTCAATGATTGGACTGGCCATGAGGTAGACATTCCAGAGCGGCCAAGACGCATTGTCTACCATGGAGAGACGCTTGGCGACCTTCTAGCATTAGGCGTAAAGCCCGTCGGAGGAGACGAATCCTTCGCGCGGAACAGTGTCTACAAACATCGGCTTAAGAAGCTCGCTAACGTTGGCTTTCCTCTGGACCCGCAGCTTACCGCTTCGTTAAGCCCCGACCTGATTATTATAGCTAACGCGGATGAAAGGGCCTACAGAGTAGTCTCGGGCATCGCCCCGACCCTTACCTTCGATTCATTCGCACCGCTTGAACACCGTATGCGGACACTAGGAAGCTGGTTGGGTAAACAGCACGAAGCCGAGGCATGGCTGGATTCATTCACATCAAAAAACGCTGCCATGTGGCAGCATCTTTACACGGATACTCTTCAACGCGGAGAAACAGCCTCTGCTTTGATTTATGACCATGGAAATCATCTATTTGCTATGGGAATGTCTGGATTGTCCACTGCTCTTTATGCCCCTTGCGGCCTACAAGCCACTGAAGAGATCCAAGCCATTCTCGATGAAGGATTAGGGTTCGCAGAGGTTGATCCAGCACGACTGCATGCCTATACTGGAGACCATATCTTCATGCTCATCCCGGAACGCAAGGACTCTCGAAAAGCTATGGAACAGCTCCTTCAGAGTTCCATTTGGAGTCGTCTACCCGCAGTACGTCAGGACCAAGTCTATCTGCTCGACGGAAGCAAATGGAACTCCGGAGATGCGCTAACTCGTGAGAAGCTGCTTACGCTGCTGCCTAAACTGCTCGGAGGAAATAGCGTTAGTGGCGGAAGCTGA
- a CDS encoding ABC transporter substrate-binding protein, which yields MNKVRQPFAVLCVLFLMTTLLLACGNSEEQSAKNKASNTAGNNTSATAAPSPETSDKGTNEAAATTRSYTDYIGHTVEIPVNPKRVIYSGETYGDLLALGVQAVGYPLSMGEGQVFEDQLQGVEDVGFPINLEKTLELQPDLIIYAGTDEADFEQLSKIAPTIIFDTFAPLKERMLDIGGILGKTTEAEAWLAKYKTSEDAMWEQLKSAGIKEGETASVFTYYPGDRLFVMATTGLSQVLYGEKGFKPTPAIQKVLDEGMGFQEVSMEVLKEYAGDRIFILTPVADEAKQSTATLLKSPIWKGLPAVKNGYVYTQDIMKTSSDATTREWLLGEIPQLLNMK from the coding sequence ATGAATAAGGTAAGACAACCCTTCGCCGTGTTATGTGTACTCTTTCTGATGACCACATTACTACTCGCGTGCGGAAACTCAGAAGAACAATCAGCCAAGAACAAAGCGTCTAACACAGCCGGAAATAATACTTCTGCTACCGCTGCACCTTCTCCAGAAACATCCGACAAGGGGACTAATGAAGCTGCTGCGACTACTCGCTCCTATACGGATTACATAGGCCATACCGTAGAAATTCCCGTTAACCCTAAGCGCGTGATTTATTCAGGAGAAACCTATGGCGATCTGCTCGCACTTGGTGTGCAAGCGGTAGGATATCCACTTTCCATGGGTGAGGGTCAGGTTTTTGAAGATCAGCTTCAAGGCGTCGAAGATGTAGGGTTCCCTATCAATCTGGAAAAGACGCTGGAACTTCAGCCTGATTTGATTATCTATGCAGGAACAGATGAAGCTGATTTCGAGCAGCTGTCCAAAATCGCACCAACGATAATATTCGATACCTTTGCCCCGCTAAAGGAACGGATGCTTGATATTGGCGGAATTCTTGGGAAAACGACCGAAGCAGAGGCATGGCTCGCCAAATATAAAACGAGTGAAGATGCCATGTGGGAACAGTTGAAGTCAGCAGGCATTAAAGAAGGAGAAACGGCTTCGGTCTTCACTTATTATCCTGGAGACAGACTGTTTGTAATGGCGACAACCGGACTTTCGCAAGTCCTTTATGGGGAGAAAGGCTTCAAGCCAACCCCAGCTATTCAGAAGGTACTTGATGAAGGTATGGGATTCCAGGAAGTATCCATGGAAGTGCTTAAAGAATATGCCGGAGATCGGATTTTCATCCTGACTCCTGTGGCCGATGAAGCCAAGCAATCCACAGCTACTCTATTAAAGAGCCCGATCTGGAAAGGTCTTCCTGCCGTCAAGAACGGATATGTCTATACACAAGACATTATGAAGACCTCAAGTGATGCAACAACAAGAGAATGGCTGCTCGGTGAAATCCCTCAGCTTTTGAATATGAAGTAA
- a CDS encoding TIM-barrel domain-containing protein encodes MKHYQTSRLNEAIDVSIPFHQSDTLNFMGDHVTNFDPQTNSGTMKWLRSTRKPRLAFNQYDFFIEESNYWEFPVEYPESPEMPFDISFVTPRTARIRIQTRKKVAKEQPSLMISGEINDDKSWESAKQSDQGYVWESQFGKVELRLNPFHLTFKDANGKVLTQTWHHKDTFSLQNMYPVPFSFARSIEDMSHKIAATFTLSPGEKIYGTGESFTGLNKRGQRIDLWTRDSLSVQTGDMYKPIPFLLSNKQYGMFIHSSAPMTLDIGKEYDAANTIYMDDDNLDLFFFFGDPKEVLTEYTALTGRSPLPPLWSFGLWMSRITYDSEAQTRDVAQKLQDNQIPCDVIHLDTGWFEEDWRCDYEFSHTRFDNAQQMIDDLRKQGFRISLWQIPYFTPNNRYFQELIDKGLVVTDPDGNLPTADAILDFSNPETVAWYQEKIAKLLEMGVAAIKADFGEGAPIFGRFHSGQSGRLEHNLYPLRYNKALADVTEHVNGEHIIWARSAWAGSQRYPIHWGGDTENTDSAMLACLRAALSIGLSGFTYWSHDIGGFVKESPEALYRRWMPFGMLTSHSRCHGAPPKEPWAYSDSFMDDFRAAAEMKYKLMPYIYSQAYLSSQAGHPLLRAMFLEFPDDPTCWMIEDQYFFGSDILVAPLFEETDNRIVYLPEGQWVDYQTGAVYKGQQWITIEAGQIPIIMLVRAGASIPHVELALTTDHIDWDQVSMIAYTADGNTEGKGKFYHPLREEWVEVN; translated from the coding sequence ATGAAGCATTATCAAACTAGCAGACTTAATGAAGCCATTGATGTTAGCATTCCGTTTCATCAATCGGATACACTCAATTTTATGGGAGACCATGTCACTAACTTTGATCCGCAAACCAACAGCGGCACGATGAAGTGGCTTCGTTCCACTCGCAAGCCTAGACTTGCGTTCAATCAATATGACTTCTTTATCGAGGAATCCAATTACTGGGAATTTCCAGTAGAATACCCGGAATCGCCGGAAATGCCTTTTGACATTTCCTTTGTCACACCAAGAACAGCTCGTATACGGATACAAACCCGAAAAAAAGTAGCTAAAGAGCAGCCATCTCTGATGATTTCTGGAGAAATTAATGACGATAAGTCCTGGGAATCTGCTAAGCAAAGTGATCAAGGCTATGTTTGGGAGAGCCAATTCGGGAAGGTTGAGCTTAGACTTAACCCTTTCCACCTAACTTTTAAAGACGCGAACGGAAAAGTGTTGACGCAAACCTGGCATCATAAGGATACTTTTAGCTTGCAAAACATGTATCCTGTCCCATTCTCATTTGCCCGTTCGATTGAAGATATGTCTCATAAAATAGCAGCTACCTTTACACTTTCGCCAGGCGAGAAAATCTATGGTACTGGTGAATCCTTTACCGGCTTAAATAAACGTGGTCAGCGCATCGACCTATGGACCCGAGATTCACTTAGCGTTCAGACTGGCGATATGTATAAACCTATACCTTTCCTTTTAAGCAATAAACAATACGGTATGTTCATTCATTCCTCTGCTCCGATGACACTCGATATCGGAAAAGAATACGATGCGGCCAATACAATTTATATGGATGATGATAATCTGGATTTATTTTTCTTCTTCGGCGACCCGAAAGAGGTGCTGACCGAGTATACCGCTTTAACAGGCAGAAGTCCGCTTCCGCCCCTATGGTCATTTGGTCTATGGATGAGTCGGATTACGTATGACTCGGAAGCTCAGACGAGAGATGTAGCTCAGAAGCTTCAGGATAACCAAATCCCGTGCGATGTCATTCACCTGGATACAGGCTGGTTTGAAGAGGATTGGCGCTGTGATTATGAATTTTCTCATACCCGATTTGATAATGCGCAGCAAATGATTGATGACCTGCGCAAGCAAGGATTTCGAATCAGTCTATGGCAAATTCCGTATTTCACTCCAAATAACCGCTATTTCCAGGAGCTGATTGATAAAGGGCTTGTCGTAACTGATCCTGATGGAAATCTGCCTACAGCGGATGCGATTCTGGACTTCAGCAACCCGGAAACCGTAGCCTGGTATCAGGAGAAAATTGCTAAGCTGCTTGAAATGGGCGTTGCCGCCATTAAAGCTGACTTTGGTGAAGGTGCGCCTATCTTCGGTCGATTCCATTCCGGTCAAAGCGGCCGATTGGAGCATAATTTATACCCGCTCCGCTACAACAAAGCTTTAGCCGATGTAACCGAGCACGTCAACGGCGAACATATCATTTGGGCTCGCAGTGCTTGGGCAGGTAGCCAGCGCTACCCGATCCATTGGGGCGGCGATACGGAGAACACAGATTCAGCGATGCTCGCTTGCTTAAGAGCGGCTCTGTCAATCGGTCTGAGCGGCTTCACATACTGGAGTCATGATATCGGTGGCTTTGTGAAGGAAAGCCCCGAGGCGCTTTACCGCCGCTGGATGCCCTTTGGTATGCTGACATCCCACAGTCGTTGTCACGGTGCCCCTCCGAAGGAGCCGTGGGCTTACAGTGACTCCTTCATGGATGACTTCCGCGCCGCTGCGGAAATGAAGTATAAGCTTATGCCTTACATTTATTCGCAAGCGTATTTAAGCTCGCAAGCAGGCCATCCGCTGCTCAGAGCGATGTTCTTGGAATTCCCGGATGATCCGACCTGCTGGATGATCGAAGATCAATACTTCTTTGGCTCCGATATTCTCGTCGCACCACTGTTTGAAGAAACGGATAATCGCATCGTATATTTGCCAGAAGGACAATGGGTGGATTATCAGACTGGAGCCGTATATAAGGGGCAGCAATGGATAACGATCGAGGCCGGCCAAATTCCAATCATTATGCTCGTTCGTGCCGGAGCTTCAATCCCTCATGTAGAGCTGGCACTCACGACGGATCACATCGATTGGGACCAAGTTAGTATGATCGCTTATACGGCAGACGGAAATACAGAGGGCAAAGGCAAGTTCTATCACCCTCTTCGTGAAGAATGGGTTGAAGTGAATTAA